TCGGCGACGATGGCGTCCGATTCGCTTGCGTTGACCAGCTCGATCGCGATCCGGTGCACGAAGGAGACGAAATCGGGGATGTGGCGGCCGACCGGTGTCTGCCGCTTGAACTGCCCGGCAAACCGGCGATCGCGGGTCAGCGCCTGCCACAGGATCCGCTCGGCGTCGGTCGGGTTACGCCGCAGCAGCCGGGCCAGGCCGCGGACCGTGCTGTTGTCGCCCGGCGCGGTCGCACCTTGCCCATGCTCGGCCAGCAGCGCGCGAAGCCGGGTCGCCTGTTCGCCGTCGAGCACACCGCCCTTGGCCGGCCCCTTGCGGCCTTCGGCAATCGCCATAACAACCCCATGCAAAGTATGCATGTCCTGCTTGGTCGGGTCCATCCGGGTAAAGATGTTGCGCAGGTTGACCAGCATGGTCTCCCGCTTTTCCGGCGGGCGCAGGAATTCGACCTTGTCGAGTTCCCGGATCAGGTTGTCGAAAAAGGCCTGCATCTGGTGCTGGGAGGCGCGCTCGGAATGTTCGGGCATCGCGAACGGCAGGGCGCCGCCGGTCGAGCGCTTGAACCATTCGTAGCCGATCAGGAGCACTGCCTGCGCCAGGTTCAGCGACGCAAAGCCCGGGTTGACCGGAAAGGTGATGATCCGGTTGGCGAG
The Bradyrhizobium sp. KBS0727 genome window above contains:
- a CDS encoding TrmJ/YjtD family RNA methyltransferase, whose protein sequence is MSGSGTDKTKSGLDLAGPVVILVEPQLGENIGMAARAMGNFALSRLRIVNPRDGWPNIAAQRAAAGADQILEQAELFDTVEQAVADLTLLFATTARAHDQAKPVVAPAQAAGEIAAHVAGGGGVGILFGRERYGLQNEEVALANRIITFPVNPGFASLNLAQAVLLIGYEWFKRSTGGALPFAMPEHSERASQHQMQAFFDNLIRELDKVEFLRPPEKRETMLVNLRNIFTRMDPTKQDMHTLHGVVMAIAEGRKGPAKGGVLDGEQATRLRALLAEHGQGATAPGDNSTVRGLARLLRRNPTDAERILWQALTRDRRFAGQFKRQTPVGRHIPDFVSFVHRIAIELVNASESDAIVADRAGRRAWLEARDYRVVELGVADVERDLDTELGRLEASLRQEP